AAACCCTGAACGCTGAAGGGTGAGGATGGTACTGTTGGCGGAACGATGCAGCTTCCCTTTTCGGCATCGATAGTGCAGTTCTGATACGGTTTGCCATCTCGGACCAAAATGGGCACCACGACTCTGCGCAAAACCGGAGGCTGATTGAGGTCCTGAGCGCACTCTATCCGCGCTCTCTTCATTTTGTATCTGTGGTTTTGGAACCAGATCTTCACCTGCGTGGGCGTGAGACGTAGCAGGTGCGCGAGCTGCTCGCGTTCTGGAGCGGACAGGTACCGCTGCTGACGAAAGCGTCGCTCCAGTTCGTAAGTCTGGGCCTTGGAGAATAACACGCGGCGCTTCTTTCTCTTTTCATGCTCTGTATCCGCTGAGAGCACATCTGGCCCGGTGGAGTCTGGTGAAGCCTCAAGGTTGCTCTCGTCTGAggctaaagagaaaaaaaaagagcctTTATATAtctctgaaaaacaaacaaacattaggCCTATGTGTATgtaaaatataggctactttaATGCTAGGATATGAAAAGGTTGgacatttgaaacattttctcaaaattgattGGAATTTAAGAACTTACATATATGTCCTCTATCGTTTTCAGCCCAAGACGAGTAAGGTGAGACGGAAAACGTGTCCACTGGAGAATGGCGCGCGATGTTTTCGGAGTCATTTTCTGGCAAATCCAAAATACTTCTGACAGTGAAACTGAACTTGTTCGAAATAGCCATCTGTAGCGCTGGATTTCTGTTAGTTCCAGGACTGGTTCTCGGTCTTGAAGAGCTATCCTCAGTCAGTCTCGCAGTGCTGAAGTGATGTGTGCGTTTTCAAGACGCGCATCCAAGTGACAATGTGTACACTGATGTCGCGGTGTTTATATAAACAGCACTCGGTGTCTGCTTTGAGGCCTCTCCTCCTTATGGCTTCTAAGTACCTCAATGACTCGTGTACTTAAATCCCTGTAATGGTAGGTGTGAACTCGGCAAAGAATAGCCCGCTACTTTCACAATGATGGAGGGTAACACTCTTCATCATTACTGATTCGTCCGAATTCGTGAAAAGTGGGAAACAGATAATGGTAATTGTTGAGGCTGAATCACGTCTTGGGTGGCAAGTGACAACAAGAGCCCTCCCTTCTTTCCCCCGCTCAAATAACATATCGGATATTTGCATACAAAGTGATCCATTAGCGTCCCAGAGTTGGTTTTCCTAATTCGTTTATTGGGGTAATGTCGTTTATTGCAGGTGTTATTGGGTTAAATGTGCACAGTATTCATGAAATCTAGATATTTGTGGGCTCATAAGAGCAGCCTGAACTTTCGTACAGCCTACTGTAAAAGAAAGTTTCACCTGCGaattaaacagatttaattaaaaCCTAGATGTTTGCTTTAAACTCATATTCAACACTACTTTATTCTCATTTATGAATTCAGCTCCAACACGATCTCCTAGTACTGCGTGTCTATAGCACGagtttatgtttgtatttgGCGTGCTATTTATACGCTGGAATTACTTTTTGCGTGCATATGATACGCAGTGGGTAGGATTAGTGGTGTAGTGTACGGGCGTATTATATGCACGCGAAAAGTGCGTATTATTTGCACGTCAAACACGTGCGTATTATATGCACGCCAATGGTAATTTCTGCGTATAAATAGCACGCCAATTAGAAACAGAAACTCGTGCTATTGATACGCACTTTCACGAGATCGGGCtcaaatttgagaaaaaaatccaGACATCAAGGAGACAGTAATATGTCGTTATATGGACTATTGCTTACTCCTGCACCTCACCAGTATAAGTACACGAGGCATATCATTGGGTTCGGATGATTCCTGAGACTGCCTAGTCTTAGAGCGCGCTCTGGATGACTGCATAGACCCTCCCAAACAGAGTGGGTATCCGTTCTCGTCTAGTCGTCCTGGGTGGTCGGCCGAAAAAAGGAACACAAATACATGCCAACCAGCGACCAGGAACAAAAGAGGGAAATGTAGCCCCGCGTCCGAGACCCGTTGGAAGCATTTGTTCCAGTCAAGATTTTGCATTTGTTCAGTCCTGAAATAATGCTTGATTGACGCCCCCGCACAATGTCCTTTAACTTTCTCGAATAAATCCGTGCTTGTTTCTTGTTGTCATGGTTTTGAATAGGGATGAACGGGATCGGGGCAACTATCTACTGCTACACGTCTAGCTGCTTACGTCTATACTGAATTATTAGTTATGCGTTTCCAAACGGAAATAAAAGACTTTTCGTTTCCATAAAACCTCAAGTTGTCTCCTGATTAATCAAAGTCTTTCAAAAATaagatttcatttaatttaattaaaatttttccTAGATTTTCCGATGTTCAAAAAATAAGGCATACtgacatattttgaaaaatgaggTTTTATAGGCTAATGATTATTTTCGTTATATCAAGTTCAATTCTAAATAGTGTTATGCGTCCATTTTTGGATGTTAAACTGTATAAAGTGAATTCAAATGTTTGCCAAGCTCTTTGAATTTAGGCGCGCGCTCTCAGAGAATCAATAAAGACTCGTGTAGGCACACAGTTTAGTTTCTAATGACCTCTCGTATCTCCTTAATCTATTAGACACCCACAGATAGGAGTATGCTTCAGGAAAAGTGTGCACTCTCAAACACCCAAGAGCTCTTCAGTGTCAAATATTTACCCTTGTTGTTTGACTTCTCAAACCCAAAGGGGGTGAGACAACGGGAATCAGAGAATAATCTATAGAAATAAACATT
This window of the Ctenopharyngodon idella isolate HZGC_01 chromosome 17, HZGC01, whole genome shotgun sequence genome carries:
- the nkx2.9 gene encoding NK2 transcription factor related, locus 9, giving the protein MAISNKFSFTVRSILDLPENDSENIARHSPVDTFSVSPYSSWAENDRGHISSDESNLEASPDSTGPDVLSADTEHEKRKKRRVLFSKAQTYELERRFRQQRYLSAPEREQLAHLLRLTPTQVKIWFQNHRYKMKRARIECAQDLNQPPVLRRVVVPILVRDGKPYQNCTIDAEKGSCIVPPTVPSSPFSVQGFQSLQQQTPFALFPTYQHFTSNTAASRHHFCVW